The following DNA comes from Odocoileus virginianus isolate 20LAN1187 ecotype Illinois chromosome 34, Ovbor_1.2, whole genome shotgun sequence.
GAATGGGCTCTGGAGATAGCTCCAGGAGCTGCGACACTTCCAGCCAGGATCTTGGGTACtgtcattttattacttttaatgttttctgtGTTATGTGTCTTTTCTGTGTGTTAgctctctcctccccatcccccagccctgGCAAAGGATTGAGAATGTTTCTATTGTGTTTTACAAAGTGACACCAAAGTTGGTTTTTGCTACTTCGtgcaattcaaagaaaaaaaattttattgtgataaaatacacacagAATTCACCATTTTAACTACCTTTAAGTGTATAATTCGGTGGCATAaattacattcacagtgttgtgtaaccatcaccaccatccatttccAAAACTTTTACATAATAAGATTCCCATTTCCCTCATTCACAGCCGccggcaaccaccattctattttctgtcattATGAGTTCGCCTGTTCTAGGTACCTCATGTaggtggaatcatgcaatatttgtctttttgtgtctggtttattttggTTAGCATAATTTCTTCAAAGTTCATCCAGGTTGTAGCTTGtgttagaatttctttctttaaggCTAAATTGTACTCCATTGTTGTAATTATACTCtgttatcttttcatctgttgatggacacttgggttatttCCATATTTTGGGGCGTGTGGATAATGCTGCCTTGAACATTggtgtataaatatatttgtttagagGCCCCGTTTTCAacttctttggatatatacctaggagtaaaaTAGGTGGGTCATATGACAACtcttatgtttaactttttgaggaacagcCAAACTGTTTTGCATAGTGgatgcaccattttatattcctaccagcaatgtacaaagtttctaatttcttcacattctcaccagcatatcttatttcccattttatttttaataatagccattctaaaagGTGTGAAGTGGAATCTATTGcgattttgatttgaatttccatAATGACTAGTCAGATGGAACATCTTTTCGTATACTTACTGTCCATTAGTTtattcttggagaaatgtctattcaggttttctgcccatatttaaattgtttttgttgttgagttgtagaaattctttatatattttagatactaaTTTCTTACCAgagatatgatttgcaaatattttctcccattctattgatttttcactctgttgatacACAACATTTTAAGTTTTGCTCAAGTCCAAATTATTTACTCTTTCTTTTGCTGTCATATCTAGAATCCTTTGCTAAATCTGAGATCATGAAGATTTACccccccatgttttcttctaagagactcctagttttagttcttatatttaggtcatctgtccattttaaaattcatttttctaggCGACATCAGGTACAAGGGCTCTGTTTCACACATGTCCATTTCCCAGGACCACTTTTGAGAAAactcttcttttgtcttttaattggggggtagggaggggtgtgtgtgtgcgcgcgcgtgtgtcgctcagtagcccgctaggctcctctgtccatgggcttctccaggcaggattgCCTTccccacgggatcttcctgacccaggggtcaagcccgGGTCTCCCCCATTGGAGGCAGCTTCCttgctctctgagccaccagggaagccttaactGGATGGATGCATAAAGTCGTGTTGCATTCTTCCTACACCACCCACTGATGAAGTCTGGAGGCTGGAGAGTGTAGGTCCAGGCATCTAGTCTTGGCTCTTCAGGGTTGGGGCTGATCTGCAGTGCACTGGCACCATCAGACTCGGTCCATGTCTTGCTCCTGCGTATTTGGAGTCTGTGGTTTATAGTTTAGTTTATTGAGAAATAGGATTTtagagtttttctttctcagctgtttgtgaCTCATTGAAGAGCAGATGGAAAACAGAAGTTGATTACTTTACACTTTGGGTGCATGAGATCGTGGCTGTGAATGCTAGGCCCACAAGAAAGAATTGAGACCTGGTATCACTACCCTGATTTGCAAAAGCTAAAAATGTTGCCTTTGTTCCTGAAGCTGTGATCTTTGTTCTTTGTGACACAGAAAATGTCATTTCCAGTGTGCTCCTTTGCTTTGGTGTTCCAGATGGtggtttcttttctctgcctcttctgtaATTTCTTGGATACACATGAAATTATGGGAACTTCTTTGTAATACAAAATCGTGGAAGACTGGTTGATAATTCAGATAGTTAAAAGTTTTTCCAAAtccttaaaaatacatattctcaaaaatctttaaaaaagaatatcctttaaaataaaatgattaaaattttataaatgccaCATTTAAGGCATAATATATATTTCTGTGCTTTAGCTTTAGCTACTATCCAGCAGAAAATTTGATAGAGTACAAGTGGCCACCTGATGAAACAGGAGAATACTATATGCTTCAAGAACAAGTCAGCGAATATTTGGGTGTGACCTCCTTTAAACGGAAATATCCAGGTATTAAGTCTTAGTCTATATAACAAATTAAATCTTAACTTTTAACTAATAGTAATTGTTTTTGAGGGGTTGTCAAGTTCTAAGTATTTGAGTATAGATTATAACGTATTTTATATTCTTCTGCTGGCTGATTTCATTTACAACTCTCGTTCGACATCTCTCTCTACTATCCATTCATTCTTAtgccttaaaaatgtatttacaagCAAAATGAGGAAGGTGAATTTCCTGGAAAAAAATTGCATGGAAAAATCAATTTGTAACCACATTAATGAATCAGGGGTTTTGATTCTTGATTTGCTCCTTGACCTTAGGAATGGAGTAGCTACTTAAGCTGTACCTGAACTTGAGAAAGGCTATATTTCATCAGctattttaatatagttctttgtCTTAAATTCTTGCTTTGGATTATTCtgttctcagttttattttaactttcatttttttgattTGTAAGATTGTTTTGTGTGTTCTTTTAGTAATATTTGGAATATGAACAGGAAGTACTTTTAAAATCCATGaagattttaacttaaaaattttttttctaagtttcttaaggttttaaaagttttataaatacataatgtTACAAATGCAAAAGACTACATATATAATagtcttctgttctttttttttggagattTAGAGCGACGAGATTTGTCTCATAAGGAGAAGCTGTACCTGAGAGAGCTGAACGTCATCACAGAGACACAGTGCACTCTAGGTAGTGGGCGTGTGTGAAGCAGTGTCGCATAAGCACTGTCTGCTTCCCCTAAATACTCAACCAAAACTAATAATAAATAGATTGAAGTATTTAGATGCTAAATTGTTGACTTCATTTTTGATTCTTTTAAATACAGAAGAGACTGGCATTTTACAACTATCATTTTCTAATAACCTTCACATAGTCGTCAAAGTGTATGTACGTTTTATGTCCAAAATTTgtaaagcactttttaaaagtattagttaaatacttaaaaagttcagtttttaGTTATGTGTAATTGTCTCTGTgctttatttgtactttttatttcataaatatattagtacaactttttaatataaaaccaTGGGAGTTCATCTCAACAGTTGATATAATCTCATACTGtgagtttaaaaaattgttcGTATGACTCGTGTGTACTGATGCTTTTGGTGAAATTTGATTGGTTCTGTAATATTGCTAGTAAATCAAATTTGAAGGCTAAGAATGGAAGTATACTGATaaagtctttgtttttctcaCCTAATACCCTGTGTTAATTGCCAGTGGTTAGTGTGCGTTATTATTTAGCCATTGTTTATAGTAAAGGGATATATGTTTGTATGTAGtacatggaatcttaaaaaagtttggttaaaaaattgatttctttGCCATTGCAACTTTGgtaatctctttctttttatctgtttgATTTTATGAgtagtattttttcttattttttagtgtattaaaatattttgctttgaatATTGGAAAGCTTCTTTTATGTTGAGTAGTTTGAAGGAAAGTCAGTGTTGAAAATCAGTATGTTCAGTTAGCCTTAAAAGagcttctttacttttttttgtctGAAATAGGTTTAACAGCGTTGCGCAGTGATGAAGTAATTGATTTAATGATAAAAGAATATCCAGCCAAACATGCTGAATATTCTGTTATTCTACAGGAAAAAGAACGCCAACGCATTACAGACCACTATAAAGAGTATTCTGTAAGTGTCAAGGTAACAAGGATTTTGGTTTGGGAAATCACATTTTATAAAGTTAGATGTGACTTCCaactgtaatatttttatttcagcaaatGCAACAACAGAATACTCAGAAAGTTGAAGCCAGCAAAGTGCCTGAGTACATTAAGAAAGCTGCCAAGAAAGCAGCTGAATTTAACAGCAACTTAAACCGGGAGCGAATGGAAGAGAGGAGAGCTTATTTTGACTTACAGACACACGTAGGATCGCTAATGTTTATTAGTCCCTGAACTTCAGTAGTTGCTTGTTACCGTGGGCTGTTTAGTGCCTCTGTCGTAATGTTTTGTACCAGCAGTatgtccttttcttctcctgaaCCGAGGCTGTCATTTCAATGTGCCTGATGATGTTTGCttgtcttctgtgtgtgtgatgtgttccTTGCTTTGTGGTGGACATGCTGCTGAAGGAGTCTGGTAGCTGAATAGCTTCCTGTGTGCTGGGGTGAACGGGAGAGGTTTGCATAGTAGCTCATGCACTTCTCACCCTTCCTATGGGAGATGAAACTAgtactatttctgtttcatagacgaGGCAGTTGAGCTCCAAAGGTTTCTTAAGTAGCCCATACGTGGTGAGCAGTAGTACCGCCTTTCCTTAGAAACGATGGCCGTGGTAAACAGCCAGACACATGCACCTGTGGAACTAGAGATGCCGGCTGCTCCCTGGGCTCCAGCTCCTGATGTCTCGCGCCTGTTTAACTCGTTGGGGGAGAAGTGCAGTACGGGGCAGGAGGGGAGTATTTTCCCAAAGTCTTAACTCCGTGCATGGAATcaggtttgcatttctctttgtGTTAATCCAGGTTATCCAGGTGCCTCAAGGGAAGTACAAAGTGCTACCAACAGAGCGGACCAAGGTCAGTTCTTACCCGGTGGCCCTCATCCCTGGACAGTTCCAGGAATACTACAAAAGGTACatggtgggttgttttttttttttttgctgttagtaTTGGTGTTGGTGAGAGACTTCAAGCCTTCTGTTTGTCTCCTGTAAGTGTTTAGCTCTGTAGGCATTACTGTAAAAGGTATGAGGTTTGTGTCAGTGTTTCTGTCTTCTGTGGTTCTGTGGTGAGGAATGCTCCTACTGAACGTGAGCGTCTGCTGCTAAAGCCTGGGACGCTGCCTCCCCGCTCATCTGTCCGTGCTTCCATGGACGGGAACCAGGGGGAGCTGCAGACCGCTGTCCTGAAAGCATGGTCCGGGGCCTGGCCGCTGTCTTGAAAGCATGGTCCGGGGCCCAGCAGCGCTGGTTGGAAATGCTGACTCTCCCCTACGCTCCCTGCCGCAGTCATGGTGTCTGTGATCACAGAAGCGGGGGGAGTTGGAGAGGCAGGCGTGGCCCGCGTGGAGGCATGCGGGTGGCCCAGGGCTCCTGCTGCCCTGGCCTGGCTGCTGTTCTGCTCCGACGGTGAGGGTGCTGCGTGTCTTCTTCCCAACCTGGATGGAACCAGCTGTTTTTGTCAGTCTCAGCCTTTGCCTCCTGAGAACCCTTACGTTTTTAGGACAGAGAATATTCTTTTGACAGTGGTATTTAAAGTAGACCATAGGATCATACTTTTGAAAGTCAGACTTAAATCATGATGTTATGGAGTCCAAGCTTACTCAGCTCACCACATGGAGGCCGGTGAATCTGAGAGATAAGGGGTTGAGGCAAGGaagtgactttatttggggagCTGGCTGACCTAGTAGATGGCAGGCtagtgtctcaaaataaccattttatggggtctggatgccaggttcttttataccTCGCAGatggagggaggtgaggaagcaaagtaaaaaagaCCATTAattaatcttgcaaacatctAAATGTCAAGCCTCAGGCAgagaatgtgttaatttcttccctcctgcctcccggACCCCGGGTTCTGAATAAAGGCACTTTAGTCTGGAATAGGGTTAGGGTCCTCTGAGACAGGCCATTCTGTTTGGTTATAGTAACAAAAGGAACGGAAAGctagtcaaagaaacagttcaacatggagtcagaattggcttcttcGCTGCAGCAGTGAGTCAACAAATTTATCGTTTTTCATTTTGGACAAAGCAGATTACTGGGTGACAGGCCTGTGTGCCCCCGCCCCCTGTGCTTTCTGGTGTGATGTCCTGGCTGGGGACGATGCTGGTCCATGTCCACTCCCGACTGAGGCTCCAGGATGTAGCCGCGATGTAGTGCTGTGGTGACAACTCGGACATTGTCAGCAGGCCACGTGCCGGCTGCCTTGGGAAGCGGTTGCCAGTCCCTAGTTTCAGAGGAAAGAGGTGATCACCTTGGTTAGAATATATGCTTCACAAGTTGGTTTCAAATACTTTGTTCCCGGGAATTTTGTTTCTGAAACAGTGTCTGTGCCATGCTCCGCTGCGACTGTCCTGTGTCAGTTTATTTGATGCTCACGTTTGCTCTGTGAGATGGACTTGCTGTCGTGCCTGCTTTACGTGTGGAGGCGAGGGGCTCAGGCAGCTGGATTTTGTGCACGCTTCTGTGTGGCCAAGTTTCATCCTTCACTGCTGACGTTTCTTTGACGGGGGTGTTGAGGGTAAAGGAGAGAGACATTATCTTTTGATAATAAGAATCAAATGTATATTTTACACTGTTAGGTGAAAAAATGTTTAGGCTTTTTAGGTTACATGTCCCTATTTGAGCACcaaactgaaaaaattatttattgcctctaatcatttttcaaaagtatttggGGTTAATATTAAGGCTATTATCATAGTTTAGAATTAGTGCATTTGTATTTAATAATAGAGGAAAACTGAAAACCCTCTCTCTGAACCCTAGGTACTCACCGGATGAGCTGCGGTATTTGCCACTAAACACAGCGCTTTACGAGCCCCCCCTCGACCCTGAGCTCCCTGCTCTTGAGAGTgatggtgactcagatgatgcCGAAGATGGTCGAGGTGATGAGAAACGGAAAAACAAAGGCACTTCGGTGAGAACATTTGTCTTCAGTAGGAGGtgtttcctttgcctttgagTTTTGCTGATTGCTTCCCTGGAATGTATGTCGTGGTCTTTGGCCTCTTCTCGGAAAATGCTAAGGTTCCCAACTTGTTGTGCTGTTAGGTTGTCCTGCGTAATATTCTTTTCATAGCAGAATGCTGTTACAGGGCCGCGGGGACGTCGGTGTGTTCTGTGGAGCTGAAGGAGAACAAAGAAGACACTTTACAGGGTGGATTTTATCAGCACGGTGTCATCAGCAGTGGGCCGTTTTACACTTTCCACTGTAGCCAGCTGGAACCTGGGGTTGTGCTGGCATTACATGGGCACTACATTTCATTGTCACTGACAGCATCTGAAACATGTTTAATGTTACATGTTGCATAAAGAAAGACGCTTTTCAGATTCTATGTTGTGAAGAGGGTGTGATTAGGTTGACTCTCCTGTGCTGCTAGTGGGAGTGTCAGTTAGTCCAGTTTTTTTCTGCGAAAAACTTGACTGGGAAGTCATTTTCATAGTACACAGCAAGTTTTTTAACTTCCACCGAGTTTGACTTGGCAAATACACTAAGAGAATTTATCCAAAGGACCTGATGAGATAGCAAATTGATTTAGGAAAAAGATGCCCATTGGAGTGTTAACAGTATTTAATATAGCAAAAATTAAAGGTAAATCTAATGTCCACAATGGGTGGTATATTACATTTACATGGTAGAAATGCACTTCAAAGAATAATGTGATGAAGTGCAcgtaatacttaaaaatattaaaacacacacacaacattattCAGTTTTGCATTTAAAGAGTGAGGGTGTATGTGTaggaaggatgtgtgtgtgtgaatttgggCACCTATACAAAACACATCACTAGAGAAAATGAGGTACATCATGCTCCCAGGAGTTGTTTCAGTGTCTGTCAGGTGGTTTAGGATAAcctaatctttttaaattttcataatttagatgaatgtgacatttttattctgattaataattttttaattaaaaaatgagaaattagatTATTATTTAACTCCTCTAAGTTTTGAATATGTGAATtatttaggttggtgcaaatgtaattgcaaTTTTGGACCGTGAGTTTTAAGTCATTATGAGTAGATTCAGACCcatctttattaataaaattaggaACCGTTACAAGCAGCACATTCTTatcaacaagaaataagtttatttctctagtgtaaaaatccatgcttcaggattcgatgaactcttggaaagcattttctgcctcctgctgcttGTGGAAgggttttccctgcaaaaagttgtcaagatgcttgaagaagtggtagtttgttggtgagaggtcaggtaaAAATGACAGATACGGCAAAACTTCGTAGTCCAATTTATTCAGCTTTTGAAGTGCTGGTTGCGATGTGTGGTCAGACACTGCCGTGGAGAACAGGGCCTCTCTGTTGACtgtgccagctgcaggcattgcagtttcaCTGCCTCTCATCGACATGCTATGTATACTTCTCAAGATGTAGTGGTttcgctgggattcagaaagctgtagtggattaGACCAGCAGCAGActaccaaacagtgaccatgaccttgtTTTTGATGCAAGTTTGGCTTTTGGAAGTGCTTTGGAGGTTCTCGATCAAGCCACTTAGctggttgttgctgtttgttgtataaaatccactttttctGGCCCATCACAATCCGatcgagaaatggttcattgttgttgcttagaataagagaagatgacgtCAAAACGATGTTTTTTCATTTtgggtcagctcatgaggcacccactcaCCAAGCTTTTTCAGCTTTCCAACCTGCTTcatctgtatggatgtgagagttggaccataaaagaaggctgagcaccaaagaattgatgcttttgaactgtggtgctggagaagactttgggagtcttttggactgcaaggagatccaaccagtccatcctaaaggaaatcagtcctgaatattcattggaaggacagatgctgaaactccaacactttggccacctgatgtgaagaactgactcatttgggaggaccctgatgctgggaaaggttgacgacaggaggagaaggggacgacagaggatgagatggttggatggcatcacatactcgatggatatgagtttgagcaagctccgggagttggtgatggacagggaagcctggtgtgctgcagtcacaaagagtcggacaagactgagcaactgaactgagctgaagtgaatttgcttcaaatgccaaatgatgGTAGAATGGTCGAtgctgagttctttggcaacttcttgtgtGGTTAAAACGATATGAGAGGATTGGCTTTGATGATGGCCCTCAGTTGGTTGTTGTCAGCTTCCGATGGCTGGCCGCTACATTCCTCATCTTCAAAGCTCtagtctcctttgcaaaacttcttgaaccaccactgcactgtgtgttcgttagcagttcctgggccgaACCTGTTGTTGATGTTATgagttttctcctttgctttacgacccattttgaactcaaataagaaaaccaCTTAAATTTGGTTTTTGTCTAAAATCATTTCCGTAGTCttaagtgtttgttgctcagtgtgtccgactcgttgcaaccccatgaactatagctctccaggctcctctctccatgggatactccaggcaagagtacgagagtgggttcccatgcccttccccagggggtcttcctaacccaggggtcgagcccaggtctcctgcgttgcaggggTGACGACTTCctgtgtgagccaccaggggagccacagTCTGAGGTAGATACAAGGGAAGAGTAAGTCCTGTCGGCGAAGCGTAAAGCGCGAGGTGCACGTTAACATGGTGTGCTGCGTGACCGCCTTTGTCTAAGAACGCGTTCCAGTACCAAAGGCGGGTTTCAATGGTAcagttacttttgtaccaacctagtATGTCTGATACTGTTGTAGATACTTGATGATAATTTGCTCTGCATAGTTTTAACATTATGAAGACACAGTTCTGGGCTTGAACTTCTTTAATGACCTTTATTACGTAGTAAAAATGCCCACACTTATTTCaagcagttttttaaagaatatttttgtatGAAACAAGTATGCTGCCTTGTGACATGGTAAAATGGTGTGGAAGCTGTGTGGTGTACTAATAACTAGAGTAATAATTTTGTTCTTGTCAAATCCAGTCAGAAAGCAAAGTCAGTTAAGGTACTAGCTGGTATAAATGGAATTAGCTATAATGTATTTATAAGATGGAGAAATGATTCTTAACATCTTATTTTATTCTCCACTGGAAATGTTCTCTTAGAtcagaattatctttttattttgaaattgatggaactttaaaacttttttggaTGTTTTCTGTAGTTTTCAGAATTCAGACTCAAATCTGCATGAATTCCAAGGGACCTGTGTTTGTGCCTTTGACTTGCAGGACAGCTCCTCTGGCAACGTGTCCGAGGGGGAAGGTCTTCCCGAAGGCCAGGAGGAGCCTTTGCAAGGAAGACAGAGGTCCAGGGACAAGGCTGCCCCTCCACGCAAAGATGCCTCCAAACGTTCTGTACTGTCCAAGTCAGTTCCTGGGTACAAGGTAGAAGAAAAAAGCCCCTGACTCAGCTTCCTTCCTGACCAGCCTCTCTCCCTGAAATATTTTAACTTTGAATTTCAAAGTTGTGGAGCTCCTGCTGCTGCACTTCACTAGCTGTTCTGTGGTGTGTGCCCTCTGTCAGCCTTCTTCCTTCTTGCTCTGTTTTCCTGGTGGCTTTTCTGTCACTTTGGCTATGGGTTAGCGTCTGTTTCCTGTGTATGTAAAATTGATaagagaatcttttttttaagtactaaCCAGGCAAGCATGAGTTTTTGAAAAGTGATCCAGTAGGCAGAACTTAATACTTTGTTTCCTCAGTGTGAAAATCGTCATTGTCTGACATTGAAAGCTTCCTGGTGTTTAGCAACGCTGAGCAGTGCAATGGGGAGGAAGTCCTCATAGAAAAGTTGCATTTCTGTGCCTTTCATTAAGAATGATCTGGGTTCAGTCTGAGAATTATTTGATCCATTTGCCAAATTCAGCTAACTGCGATGGAAAGTAGTAAAGTGTGATTTTGTAGCCTCACCTTGGTGAGTAGCCTGTGCAATTCTGTGACAAGGATTTACACATTATCTGGTAAGGTGATTTGGCTTAGCTATAATTTATTAACTTTTTGATCAGGTTATTCTCGGTCAGGTAGCATGCTATCAGCAATAGtattatttttagtgtttctTTCTGCTAtctgccccttctccttcagaGGGTTGGGTGAGAGGTGAGTAGCCTCATTCATATGTGGGGTTTTAAGATTATCATAAAAGGAGTAGAATTAGCTGCAAGTTTATGTTTTGAATGGTAATAGTAAAATACACAGTTTTCAGTCTGGTATGTATCAGTCTGCTTTTTATGGGATTATGAAGGTGTTTTGAAGGAGCATTTTAGAGTAAGATGATCAAAAAGTTGTGCTGAGCAGAGTTGCTGAACACTTGCGTATGTCAGGCCAGGGTTGTGGAGTGTTGTCCGGAGGCACAGGTTCTAGTGGGTGCTGACCAGTGTCCCCTCAGCCTAAGCAGAGCCCTTCTTAGAGTCTGTGGTCTCCTTTTCCTACAGTAAGAAAGCAGCTTAACAAGTTACCATATTCCGTATTAAATCATCAGCTTTCAAGTTCATATTTTTTCAGCTCAGCTCCATTCAACAAGGATGGTGCAGTAGGCTGCAACCATGggattttgttcttgtttttacaTAGAGAGCTTATCTAAGATTTTAAACTAAAGGTTTAAATTAACGCTTGGTAACTGAAAGCCTATGAACTCCAAAGATTAAATTCTGGAAAGTTAGCCTGGTGCGCGCTGCATGCTACAGTGTGCCCTGACCTGCGATGGGCTTGGGCTGGGAGCTGGAACCCCGAGCACACTGTCGGTGTTAAGTGGGCCTTGCAGAGCGTGAGCCTGGATTAATCATGGGTTAAACaaggaagaatattaaaatagacattttaatagAGGTTGAAAATGAAGAACTATTCAATACTATCATTGATTTAAGATAGAAGAAATCAAATAGATTAACCTAAATTGATAGTACTCAAGGAAGTTGGATATGCAGAATGTTTTATAATCTTCTGTGAACGTTTTTAGTAACTAAAAATGTTTCAGGTATTTCACAGTTTGGAACAACCAGTATCTAGACTTCATACATTAATGTGAACACAGTTTGGAACAACCAGTATCTAGACTTCATACATTAATGTGAACATGTTTATTAAAAGTTAACCTCTCTATGAAAAGTATTAATAAGCCAAGATGTGCCTGATTATTAGGGTACTTCAAGCTGAAGGTCATAcatataaatgtgttttaaaatgcagaagttaagaaaaattataatgtaTCGGATGTCTTGCTTAATAAGATTCACTAGTGCTTGCCTTTAACTTGTAGGACAGTATTGTTTAGGTTACATTAACCTGAAATTAAAGCATAATTGTTAGGATTCAGGCCTGTGTTATAAGTTTATAATTAAAATCTATATTGTATTAGTGTTGTCATGAAAGTCTATCTTTGATTGTGTTCAAGGAGGAAAATTGTATATCGTGAGCCTTTTATATGAGATGCTGAGTACTGTTAggcagaatatttttaattttcttgtcaaTAGTGAAACTTTGATGTTGTTGCTCTTACGGAGTAGGACTGTCTCTGTCAGACATACGTGGGGCTCCATTCATTAACCTTCAGGGAATTCCCCACGCTGGTCCCTTCCTCTTCCATCACCTCTGCAATCCCTGAGACACTAGATGTGTACAGTCCTGGATGTGAGCAGTGTGGCTTCTGAGAGAGATCAGAGTGCTTGAGTGAACAAAGTATTTTTTCATATTGAGCTGTGGCACCATCATAAAAATGCTGCAaagctctgtctctgtctctgtctgcctccctccctctccacccacctcTCCCTCTTTTCATCAAGATGAAGACTATTGGGTAAGAAAAACTTACTTGTTAAAGTGGTTTAACAAGAACATTATGATTTTAACCTTAGAAGTAAACCTAGAATTTTCTTGGTGTCCTTTTATTGTAGGTGTtcaatgtatat
Coding sequences within:
- the PHF10 gene encoding PHD finger protein 10 isoform X2 translates to MAAAGGPGTALSPRPCDSDPATPGAQSPKDDNEDNSNDGTQPSKRRRMGSGDSSRSCDTSSQDLGFSYYPAENLIEYKWPPDETGEYYMLQEQVSEYLGVTSFKRKYPERRDLSHKEKLYLRELNVITETQCTLGLTALRSDEVIDLMIKEYPAKHAEYSVILQEKERQRITDHYKEYSQMQQQNTQKVEASKVPEYIKKAAKKAAEFNSNLNRERMEERRAYFDLQTHVIQVPQGKYKVLPTERTKVSSYPVALIPGQFQEYYKRYSPDELRYLPLNTALYEPPLDPELPALESDGDSDDAEDGRGDEKRKNKGTSDSSSGNVSEGEGLPEGQEEPLQGRQRSRDKAAPPRKDASKRSVLSKSVPGYKPKVIPNALCGICLKGKESNKRGKAEPLVHCSQCDNSGHPSCLDMTMELVSMIKTYPWQCMECKTCIICGQPHHEEEMMFCDVCDRGYHTFCVGLGAIPSGRWICDCCQRAPPTPRKVGRRGKNSKEG
- the PHF10 gene encoding PHD finger protein 10 isoform X1, whose amino-acid sequence is MAAAGGPGTALSPRPCDSDPATPGAQSPKDDNEDNSNDGTQPSKRRRMGSGDSSRSCDTSSQDLGFSYYPAENLIEYKWPPDETGEYYMLQEQVSEYLGVTSFKRKYPDLERRDLSHKEKLYLRELNVITETQCTLGLTALRSDEVIDLMIKEYPAKHAEYSVILQEKERQRITDHYKEYSQMQQQNTQKVEASKVPEYIKKAAKKAAEFNSNLNRERMEERRAYFDLQTHVIQVPQGKYKVLPTERTKVSSYPVALIPGQFQEYYKRYSPDELRYLPLNTALYEPPLDPELPALESDGDSDDAEDGRGDEKRKNKGTSDSSSGNVSEGEGLPEGQEEPLQGRQRSRDKAAPPRKDASKRSVLSKSVPGYKPKVIPNALCGICLKGKESNKRGKAEPLVHCSQCDNSGHPSCLDMTMELVSMIKTYPWQCMECKTCIICGQPHHEEEMMFCDVCDRGYHTFCVGLGAIPSGRWICDCCQRAPPTPRKVGRRGKNSKEG
- the PHF10 gene encoding PHD finger protein 10 isoform X3, whose translation is MKCFNWETLLNDDNEDNSNDGTQPSKRRRMGSGDSSRSCDTSSQDLGFSYYPAENLIEYKWPPDETGEYYMLQEQVSEYLGVTSFKRKYPDLERRDLSHKEKLYLRELNVITETQCTLGLTALRSDEVIDLMIKEYPAKHAEYSVILQEKERQRITDHYKEYSQMQQQNTQKVEASKVPEYIKKAAKKAAEFNSNLNRERMEERRAYFDLQTHVIQVPQGKYKVLPTERTKVSSYPVALIPGQFQEYYKRYSPDELRYLPLNTALYEPPLDPELPALESDGDSDDAEDGRGDEKRKNKGTSDSSSGNVSEGEGLPEGQEEPLQGRQRSRDKAAPPRKDASKRSVLSKSVPGYKPKVIPNALCGICLKGKESNKRGKAEPLVHCSQCDNSGHPSCLDMTMELVSMIKTYPWQCMECKTCIICGQPHHEEEMMFCDVCDRGYHTFCVGLGAIPSGRWICDCCQRAPPTPRKVGRRGKNSKEG